A stretch of Desulfurivibrio alkaliphilus AHT 2 DNA encodes these proteins:
- the hrpA gene encoding ATP-dependent RNA helicase HrpA: protein MNTTPELSCPAELPIADFREEIIAAIISHPVVIIAGEPGSGKTTQIPKMCLAAGRGRQQKIGCTQPRRIAAISMAARLRDELGPAGEVLVGYRIRFSDHTSRATRVKFMTDGILLAETQHDRQLADYDTIIVDEAHERSLNIDFLLGILKELLKRRPDLKVIITSATIDTEKFSRHFDKAPVIQVAGRTHPVEVRHQPPAETGGEADADEQGYTERAAAAVLEIINHEPPGDILVFMPTERDIRETAELLEGALGAPAAAGRGGKNTIMPLYGRLSPKEQRRIFQPVKGRKIVIATNVAETSITVPGIRYVVDTGLARVAAYNPRARTYKLPVVPVARSACDQRAGRCGRVAPGVCIRLYGEDDYLNRPLYTPPEIVRSNLAEVILRMTALKLGDPAAFPFVDPPSARAIKDGYQLLAELGALEGPSGGRLQLSRRGRLMSRLPLDPCISRMILEARDQNALREVCVIAAALSIQDPRIRPADKEKEADQVHRRFSVPDSDFLFYLKLWDTMQNVLEQTGSKARLRKFCQSHFLSFQRIREWQDIYGQIGRILAGEKGFSLNHEAAAADAVHKALLSGNLRNIAQKKEKNIYQGGGGREVVIFPGSSLYYRGGEGQAKGAKRQGRGAKEGGRPETGPTPGWLMAAELVETSRLYARTVAAIDPDWIEPLARPLMRYSYSDPHWEKRRGQVVAKEKGTLFGLVVVAGRKVPFARIDPAEARRIFIQSALVEGELKGNYHFLGHNRQLLADLKDLEERSRRRDLLVADDRIFQFYEQRLPPEVCDQASLNRLLKKRRGDTFLQLQREDLLYREPKADLMEQFPTAMQVGQISLQLSYHFEPGAEDDGLSVLIPVQLAAHLRPERFEWLVPGMLEEKIFFLLKNLPKNLRRQLVPIPRTAAELAEKLHEKLQSVNISLYQALGQEIYHRYGLRIEAAAWPIKALPDHLRCRFCLVNQEDKILASGRNLSALASGGPPAAPPPDKVVAALRQRWQRQNISGAELPEIPQRLPMTGPDGQLIGYLFPGLQEDDRGRVNLHLFTAEKPAHLATCQGLLRLFCREFTARLKGLRKDLTFPRQHWRLAHGVASLEELNRAIEQFVLREIFATGSGELIGAAEFQARVEKLRRDGFYQEARRLYELILLVLQERWETLQAINRLVPPAAGGQSRVGSAAAAGLPAELIAELQQELAELLPPDFLEHHDAASLARLPRYLKALQIRTQRALSDPAKDAAKAARLAAFKQRLQKYPDASELSAGKRSVLAEYRLMLAEYKISLFAQEIKTIFPVSPQRLEEKWREVEGVVPV, encoded by the coding sequence GTGAACACTACCCCCGAGCTTTCCTGCCCGGCGGAATTGCCCATTGCCGACTTCCGGGAGGAGATCATCGCGGCCATCATCAGCCACCCGGTGGTGATCATCGCCGGTGAGCCGGGCAGCGGCAAAACCACCCAGATTCCCAAAATGTGCCTGGCCGCCGGCCGGGGGCGACAGCAAAAGATCGGCTGCACCCAGCCCCGGCGGATTGCCGCCATCTCCATGGCCGCCCGGCTGCGCGACGAGCTGGGGCCGGCCGGTGAGGTGCTGGTGGGCTACCGGATCCGCTTTTCCGATCATACCAGCCGGGCCACCCGGGTTAAATTCATGACCGACGGCATCCTGCTGGCCGAAACCCAGCACGACCGCCAACTGGCCGATTACGACACCATCATAGTTGATGAAGCCCACGAACGCAGCCTGAATATTGATTTTTTGTTGGGTATTCTCAAGGAGTTGCTGAAGCGGCGGCCGGATCTTAAGGTAATCATCACCTCGGCCACCATCGATACCGAAAAATTTTCCCGCCATTTCGATAAAGCCCCGGTAATTCAGGTGGCCGGCCGCACCCATCCGGTGGAGGTCCGCCACCAGCCGCCGGCGGAGACTGGGGGCGAGGCCGATGCCGATGAACAGGGCTATACCGAGCGGGCTGCGGCGGCGGTGCTGGAGATTATCAACCACGAGCCGCCCGGCGATATCCTGGTCTTCATGCCCACCGAGCGGGATATCCGCGAAACCGCCGAACTGCTTGAAGGCGCTCTGGGGGCGCCGGCGGCCGCCGGCCGGGGCGGGAAGAATACCATTATGCCCCTGTATGGCCGGTTGTCGCCGAAGGAACAGCGGCGGATCTTTCAGCCGGTGAAGGGGCGCAAAATCGTCATTGCCACCAACGTGGCGGAAACCTCCATTACCGTGCCGGGGATCCGTTACGTGGTGGACACCGGGCTGGCCCGGGTGGCTGCCTACAACCCCCGGGCCCGCACTTACAAGTTACCGGTGGTGCCGGTGGCCCGTTCCGCTTGCGATCAACGGGCCGGCCGCTGCGGCCGGGTGGCCCCGGGAGTCTGTATCCGTCTTTATGGCGAAGATGATTACCTCAACCGGCCGCTCTACACCCCGCCGGAGATCGTCCGCTCCAACCTGGCCGAGGTGATCCTGCGCATGACCGCGCTGAAATTGGGAGATCCCGCCGCCTTTCCCTTTGTCGACCCGCCTTCCGCCCGGGCCATCAAAGATGGTTACCAGTTGCTGGCCGAACTGGGCGCCCTGGAAGGGCCGTCAGGTGGCCGCTTACAACTTTCCCGGCGGGGACGGCTGATGTCCCGCCTGCCTTTGGACCCCTGCATCTCCCGCATGATCCTGGAGGCCCGCGACCAAAACGCCCTGCGTGAGGTCTGCGTGATTGCCGCCGCCTTAAGCATCCAGGACCCCCGGATACGGCCGGCAGACAAGGAAAAGGAAGCTGATCAGGTCCATCGCCGCTTCAGTGTGCCGGACTCCGATTTTCTCTTTTACCTCAAACTTTGGGACACCATGCAGAATGTGCTGGAACAGACCGGCAGCAAAGCCAGGTTGCGCAAGTTCTGCCAGAGCCACTTTTTGTCTTTTCAGCGCATCCGCGAGTGGCAGGATATTTATGGGCAGATCGGCCGGATCCTGGCCGGAGAAAAGGGTTTCAGCCTCAATCATGAGGCGGCCGCCGCCGATGCCGTACACAAGGCCCTGCTCAGCGGCAATCTGCGTAATATCGCCCAGAAGAAGGAAAAAAACATTTACCAGGGCGGTGGTGGCCGGGAAGTGGTGATCTTTCCCGGCTCCTCCCTTTATTACCGCGGCGGTGAGGGCCAGGCAAAAGGGGCGAAACGGCAGGGGCGGGGGGCAAAAGAGGGCGGGCGGCCGGAAACCGGCCCCACGCCGGGCTGGCTCATGGCCGCCGAACTGGTGGAGACCAGTCGCCTCTACGCCCGCACGGTGGCAGCCATCGACCCGGACTGGATTGAACCTCTGGCCCGCCCCTTGATGCGCTACAGCTACAGCGATCCTCACTGGGAAAAACGCCGTGGCCAGGTGGTGGCCAAAGAAAAGGGCACCCTTTTCGGCCTGGTGGTGGTGGCCGGCCGCAAGGTGCCTTTTGCCCGGATCGATCCGGCTGAAGCCCGGCGCATTTTTATCCAGAGCGCCCTGGTAGAAGGTGAACTCAAGGGGAATTACCACTTTTTAGGGCATAACCGGCAGTTGCTGGCAGACCTTAAAGACCTTGAGGAACGCAGTCGGCGGCGGGATTTGCTGGTGGCCGACGACCGGATTTTCCAGTTTTACGAGCAGCGCCTGCCGCCCGAGGTTTGTGATCAGGCAAGCTTGAACCGCCTGCTTAAAAAAAGGCGTGGCGACACTTTCCTGCAACTGCAACGGGAAGACCTGCTTTACCGGGAGCCAAAGGCCGACCTCATGGAGCAGTTTCCCACCGCCATGCAGGTGGGGCAGATCAGCCTGCAACTCAGCTACCATTTTGAGCCCGGGGCGGAAGATGACGGCCTGAGCGTGCTGATTCCGGTGCAGCTGGCCGCCCACCTGCGGCCGGAGCGCTTCGAGTGGCTGGTACCGGGAATGCTGGAGGAAAAAATCTTTTTTCTGCTGAAAAATCTGCCGAAAAATTTACGCCGCCAACTGGTGCCCATCCCCCGTACCGCCGCGGAACTGGCGGAAAAGTTGCACGAAAAGTTGCAATCGGTCAATATCTCCCTTTACCAGGCCCTGGGGCAGGAAATTTACCACCGGTACGGGCTGCGGATCGAGGCGGCGGCCTGGCCGATCAAAGCATTGCCCGATCATCTGCGCTGCCGCTTCTGTCTGGTGAACCAGGAGGACAAAATTCTCGCCTCCGGCCGCAATTTAAGCGCCCTGGCCAGCGGCGGCCCACCCGCAGCGCCACCGCCCGACAAGGTGGTGGCGGCATTGCGCCAACGCTGGCAGCGGCAGAACATAAGCGGCGCCGAACTGCCCGAGATTCCTCAGCGACTGCCGATGACCGGCCCCGACGGGCAACTGATCGGCTATCTTTTTCCCGGTTTACAGGAGGATGATCGGGGCCGGGTAAACCTGCACCTGTTTACGGCGGAAAAACCGGCGCACCTGGCCACCTGCCAAGGGCTGCTGCGGCTCTTTTGCCGGGAGTTTACCGCCCGCCTGAAAGGTTTAAGAAAAGACCTGACCTTCCCCCGCCAGCACTGGCGCTTGGCCCATGGGGTGGCCAGCCTGGAGGAGTTGAACCGGGCCATCGAGCAGTTTGTGCTGCGGGAGATTTTTGCCACCGGCAGCGGGGAGTTGATCGGGGCGGCGGAATTTCAGGCCCGGGTGGAAAAATTGCGGCGAGATGGCTTTTACCAGGAGGCCCGGCGTTTATATGAGTTGATTCTGCTGGTTTTGCAGGAGCGCTGGGAGACCCTTCAGGCCATTAATCGCCTGGTCCCGCCGGCTGCGGGAGGGCAAAGCAGGGTTGGCTCGGCGGCCGCCGCCGGTCTGCCCGCAGAGCTGATCGCGGAGTTGCAACAGGAGCTGGCGGAATTGCTGCCGCCGGATTTTTTGGAACACCATGACGCCGCCAGTCTGGCTCGCTTGCCTCGCTATCTCAAGGCACTGCAGATCCGCACCCAACGGGCTTTAAGCGATCCCGCCAAGGACGCGGCCAAGGCCGCCCGCCTGGCCGCCTTTAAGCAACGGCTGCAAAAATACCCGGATGCAAGCGAGTTGTCGGCAGGCAAAAGATCGGTGCTGGCAGAGTATCGCCTGATGCTGGCGGAGTACAAGATAAGCCTTTTTGCCCAGGAGATCAAAACCATATTTCCTGTCTCACCGCAGCGCCTGGAGGAGAAATGGCGGGAGGTGGAAGGGGTGGTTCCGGTATAA
- a CDS encoding 1,4-dihydroxy-6-naphthoate synthase, whose protein sequence is MSTPLSLGFSPCPNDTFIFHALVHGLVPQAPEFDPILLEDVETLNQWALQGKLDVSKLSFHALGQVLDEYVLLPDGAALGRGCGPLLVAREHLDPAELPAKRLAIPGRYTTAAMLLGLYAPAVWQGIAAGAGQLPPNLRQMRFDRIMPALVAGEIDAGVIIHESRFTYRAHGLKLLVDLGAWWEQVSGLPIPLGGIAARRSLGKEKLAAVAEAIKQSLARARRQPAAAMEYIRRHAGELDSEVMRAHIDLYVNDFSSDLGQEGERAVAEFIRRGRAAGILPATNQRLLLDKRV, encoded by the coding sequence ATGAGCACGCCCCTTTCCTTGGGTTTTTCCCCCTGTCCCAACGACACCTTTATTTTTCATGCCTTGGTGCATGGCCTGGTGCCGCAGGCGCCGGAGTTTGATCCGATCCTGCTGGAGGATGTGGAAACCCTTAACCAGTGGGCTCTGCAGGGCAAGCTGGACGTCAGCAAGCTTTCTTTTCATGCCCTGGGGCAGGTGTTGGATGAATATGTCCTGCTGCCAGACGGGGCGGCTCTGGGCCGGGGCTGCGGCCCGCTGCTGGTGGCCCGTGAGCACCTGGACCCGGCCGAGTTGCCCGCTAAACGCCTGGCGATTCCCGGCCGTTACACCACCGCCGCCATGTTGTTGGGGCTTTATGCCCCGGCGGTATGGCAGGGTATCGCCGCCGGGGCCGGGCAGCTGCCGCCCAACCTTCGCCAGATGCGCTTTGACCGGATAATGCCGGCCCTGGTGGCAGGGGAGATCGACGCCGGAGTAATCATCCACGAAAGCCGTTTTACCTACCGCGCCCACGGCCTTAAGCTACTGGTGGATCTGGGGGCCTGGTGGGAGCAGGTCAGCGGCCTGCCCATTCCTCTGGGGGGAATTGCCGCCCGGCGCAGCCTGGGCAAGGAAAAACTGGCCGCCGTAGCCGAGGCCATCAAGCAGAGCCTGGCCCGGGCCCGCCGGCAACCGGCCGCCGCCATGGAGTATATCCGGCGTCACGCGGGGGAACTGGACAGCGAGGTGATGCGGGCCCATATCGATCTTTACGTCAACGATTTCTCCTCTGACCTTGGCCAAGAGGGGGAGCGGGCGGTGGCGGAATTTATCCGCCGGGGCCGTGCGGCCGGTATTCTCCCCGCCACCAACCAACGTTTACTTCTTGACAAGCGGGTTTGA
- a CDS encoding tetratricopeptide repeat protein — MHYCPENQPEAEDKLLAAAEAQEQGDFQRAKDLYRDILKNCPDHLDARVALCLLYQVAGEADKGRRCFAETRRLAPPHADLHLQLGTLCHDRGEDELAIDFYRQALALKPEHHRAWYNLGTARLQRGEEALAVEAYQEALHLAPNDVDTLYNLALALTRLEKFSAAAHIYHRALAAAPDDREVLYNLGVLYRRMSRYTEALRCFLRVIEFDPDYAPALGHLGAMWVELEEKELAITFFEKLVALDHQAESARHMLAALREETPASPPKEYVASLFDHYGEKFESELMEQLGYRVPFIMAEMLREATGGQMFDRLLDLGCGTGLAGEAFLAQAAELTGVDLSAGMLAQAREKMVYDQLHQQDILEFCQQHRATYDLVVAADVLNYLGDLAPFFAEIGNLLPPGGLLLFSTEEVDCEGGFVLQENGRYAHAPGYIHKLASRHDFTVVNERRCDLRREKERWVQGRLYLLRP; from the coding sequence ATGCATTATTGTCCGGAAAACCAGCCGGAGGCGGAAGATAAACTGTTGGCCGCCGCCGAGGCCCAGGAACAGGGAGATTTTCAGCGGGCGAAAGATCTTTACCGGGATATTTTAAAAAATTGTCCCGACCACCTGGATGCCCGGGTTGCCCTCTGCCTGCTTTATCAGGTTGCCGGCGAGGCCGATAAGGGGCGCCGCTGTTTTGCCGAAACCCGCCGCCTGGCTCCGCCGCATGCCGACCTCCACCTGCAGTTGGGCACCCTCTGTCATGATCGGGGCGAGGATGAACTGGCCATCGACTTTTACCGCCAGGCCCTGGCCTTAAAACCCGAACACCACCGAGCCTGGTACAACCTGGGCACCGCCCGCCTGCAACGCGGCGAGGAAGCTTTGGCGGTGGAGGCTTACCAGGAGGCGCTGCACCTGGCGCCAAACGATGTCGATACCCTCTACAACCTGGCCCTGGCCTTAACCCGGTTGGAAAAATTTTCCGCCGCCGCCCACATTTATCACCGGGCCCTGGCCGCCGCCCCCGACGACCGGGAGGTGCTGTACAACCTGGGGGTGCTCTATCGCCGCATGAGCCGTTACACCGAGGCGCTGCGCTGTTTTCTCCGGGTGATCGAATTTGATCCCGACTATGCTCCGGCCCTTGGCCATCTGGGCGCCATGTGGGTGGAGCTGGAGGAAAAGGAGTTGGCCATTACCTTTTTTGAAAAACTGGTGGCCCTCGATCATCAGGCGGAATCCGCCCGGCATATGCTGGCGGCCCTGCGCGAGGAAACCCCGGCGTCCCCGCCAAAAGAGTACGTGGCCAGCCTGTTCGATCATTACGGAGAAAAGTTTGAAAGTGAGCTGATGGAGCAGTTGGGCTACCGGGTGCCTTTCATCATGGCCGAGATGCTGCGGGAAGCCACCGGCGGGCAAATGTTTGACCGGCTTTTGGATCTGGGCTGCGGGACCGGCCTGGCCGGCGAGGCCTTTCTGGCCCAGGCGGCCGAACTTACCGGAGTGGATCTCTCCGCCGGTATGCTGGCCCAGGCCCGGGAAAAGATGGTTTATGACCAGCTGCACCAGCAGGATATTCTGGAATTCTGCCAACAACACCGCGCCACTTACGACTTAGTGGTGGCCGCCGATGTGCTTAACTATCTTGGTGATCTGGCACCTTTCTTTGCCGAGATCGGCAACCTGTTGCCACCCGGGGGGCTGCTGCTTTTTTCCACGGAAGAAGTTGATTGTGAAGGTGGTTTTGTTTTGCAGGAAAACGGTCGCTACGCCCACGCTCCGGGCTATATCCACAAGCTGGCAAGCCGCCATGATTTCACCGTGGTCAATGAGCGGCGCTGCGATCTGCGGCGGGAAAAGGAGCGGTGGGTACAAGGCCGTCTCTACCTGCTGCGGCCGTAA
- the mqnB gene encoding futalosine hydrolase, translating into MKVGHPCPTTATSHCSLRDDSGWLLVTAATAMELEPLRQSLNGGNYSGRGAEIDFLNCGVGPTATAASLAAWLACRPGRYAGVIMTGVAGAYMLESAGAAVQSARVLDICVAEREVLGDFGLACDHGADPFDNPQLAAEREFSLHHQLLQTACDTLRQRRIPFHRGTFVTVNAASTTRRRGMALAHRHLALCENMEGAAAALVCQRLGLPLLEIRCISNLVEDRDLSRWQLPEAVARNAEILSLLLPELLAAVAASS; encoded by the coding sequence ATGAAGGTCGGTCACCCTTGCCCAACAACTGCCACCTCCCACTGCTCCCTGCGGGACGATTCAGGGTGGTTGCTGGTAACGGCGGCCACAGCCATGGAGTTGGAGCCGCTACGCCAAAGCCTAAACGGTGGCAATTACAGCGGCCGGGGAGCCGAGATCGACTTTTTAAACTGCGGGGTTGGGCCAACGGCCACCGCCGCCTCCCTGGCCGCCTGGCTGGCCTGCCGCCCAGGCCGCTATGCCGGGGTGATCATGACGGGGGTGGCCGGGGCTTACATGCTGGAGTCGGCCGGGGCGGCGGTGCAAAGTGCCCGGGTGCTGGATATCTGTGTGGCGGAACGGGAAGTTCTGGGTGATTTCGGCCTGGCCTGCGACCATGGTGCCGACCCGTTCGACAATCCACAACTGGCCGCCGAACGGGAATTTAGCCTGCACCACCAACTGCTGCAAACCGCCTGTGATACCCTGCGGCAAAGGCGGATTCCTTTTCATCGCGGCACCTTTGTCACCGTTAACGCCGCCAGCACCACACGTCGGCGGGGAATGGCCTTGGCCCACCGCCACCTTGCCCTGTGTGAAAACATGGAAGGGGCCGCCGCCGCCCTGGTCTGCCAGCGGCTGGGGTTACCCCTGCTGGAAATTCGTTGTATCAGCAACCTGGTTGAGGACCGCGATCTGAGCCGCTGGCAACTGCCGGAGGCGGTGGCCCGTAACGCGGAAATTCTCTCCCTATTGCTGCCGGAGCTGCTAGCCGCCGTTGCCGCCTCATCTTGA
- the ilvB gene encoding biosynthetic-type acetolactate synthase large subunit, with the protein MKMKGAQAFVKCLEEQGVEVIFGFPGGAVIDLYDELLNTDKLTHVLVRHEQAAVHAADAYGRVKGEVGVALVTSGPGATNTVTGIASAYCDSIPMVVFTGQVPTMLIGNDAFQEVDIVGITRPVTKHNYLVKKPEDLIPTIREAFHLARSGRPGPVLVDLPKDVIGAMVNYTEPKPIKMRTYKPTYEPHPGQVEKACKAILKAKKPVLYVGGGVINANAAETVTELAKKLDIPVTMTLMGLGGFPGTDPLSMGMLGMHGTYYANMAVANCDLLISVGARFDDRVTGRIDAFAPHAKIIHIDIDPSSISKNVRVDIPIVADCLHAVTAMNAWFDQSKDFSKKAAKDQHKEWHKQIKEWKNRHPLGYVEESDIIKPQFVVQKLHELTKGNAIITTEVGQNQMWAAQFYHFNKPRHFMTSGGLGVMGYGFPAAIGAQMAAPKQTVIDIAGDGSIQMNIQELATARQYKCPVKIAILNNNYLGMVRQWQELFYDKRYAHTPMEVAPDFVKLAEAYGAVGLRAKKPSEVEPVIKEALKTKNTVIMDFVISREEGVYPMVPAGKATTEMLLV; encoded by the coding sequence ATGAAAATGAAAGGAGCCCAGGCCTTTGTTAAATGCCTGGAAGAACAAGGGGTTGAGGTTATTTTCGGCTTTCCCGGCGGGGCGGTCATCGATTTGTATGATGAACTGCTCAACACCGACAAGCTTACCCACGTACTGGTCCGCCACGAGCAGGCCGCAGTTCATGCCGCCGACGCTTACGGTCGGGTAAAAGGCGAGGTCGGGGTTGCCCTGGTCACCTCCGGCCCCGGCGCCACCAATACAGTCACCGGCATTGCCTCGGCCTACTGCGACTCCATCCCCATGGTGGTCTTCACCGGTCAGGTGCCCACCATGCTGATCGGCAACGATGCCTTCCAGGAAGTGGACATCGTCGGCATCACCCGGCCGGTGACCAAACATAACTACCTGGTGAAAAAGCCGGAAGACCTGATCCCCACCATCCGCGAGGCCTTCCACCTGGCCCGTAGTGGCCGGCCCGGCCCGGTACTGGTTGACCTGCCCAAGGACGTAATCGGGGCCATGGTCAATTATACCGAGCCCAAGCCCATCAAGATGCGGACCTACAAACCCACCTACGAGCCTCATCCCGGTCAGGTGGAGAAGGCCTGCAAGGCCATTCTCAAAGCCAAGAAGCCGGTTCTTTACGTGGGTGGCGGGGTGATCAACGCCAATGCCGCGGAAACGGTAACCGAACTGGCCAAGAAGCTGGATATCCCAGTTACCATGACTCTCATGGGGCTGGGCGGATTCCCCGGCACCGACCCGCTTTCCATGGGGATGCTGGGCATGCACGGCACCTATTATGCCAACATGGCGGTGGCCAACTGCGACCTGCTGATCTCCGTGGGCGCCCGTTTCGATGATCGGGTAACCGGCCGCATCGACGCCTTCGCACCCCATGCTAAAATTATCCATATCGATATCGACCCCAGTTCCATCAGCAAAAACGTCCGGGTGGATATTCCCATCGTAGCCGACTGCCTGCACGCCGTCACCGCCATGAACGCCTGGTTCGACCAGAGCAAGGACTTCAGCAAAAAGGCGGCCAAGGATCAGCACAAGGAATGGCATAAGCAGATCAAGGAATGGAAAAACCGGCACCCGCTGGGTTATGTTGAGGAAAGCGATATCATCAAGCCCCAGTTTGTGGTCCAAAAACTCCATGAATTGACCAAAGGGAACGCCATTATCACCACCGAGGTGGGCCAGAACCAGATGTGGGCGGCCCAGTTCTACCATTTCAACAAGCCGCGCCACTTTATGACCTCCGGCGGGCTTGGTGTTATGGGCTACGGTTTTCCCGCCGCCATCGGGGCCCAGATGGCGGCCCCCAAGCAGACGGTCATCGATATCGCCGGCGATGGTTCCATCCAGATGAACATCCAGGAGCTGGCCACCGCCAGGCAGTACAAGTGCCCGGTCAAGATCGCCATCCTCAACAACAACTACCTGGGCATGGTGCGCCAGTGGCAGGAACTGTTCTACGACAAGCGTTACGCCCACACCCCGATGGAGGTGGCCCCGGATTTTGTCAAACTGGCGGAAGCGTACGGTGCCGTGGGTCTGCGGGCCAAAAAGCCCAGCGAAGTGGAGCCGGTGATCAAGGAAGCGCTCAAGACCAAGAACACCGTGATCATGGACTTTGTAATTTCCCGCGAGGAGGGGGTTTACCCCATGGTTCCGGCGGGTAAAGCGACCACCGAAATGTTACTCGTTTAA
- a CDS encoding phosphatidylserine decarboxylase family protein, with protein MTKPRVPVAREGYPFILLAGFATLVVAILGLFIPTMVLLGLTIFVLFFFRDPERVAPHEDDVLVAPADGKVILVERVFDERFVKEHVYKVSIFMNVFNVHVNRTPFPGRVEQIVYTPGAFYSADSQRGALKNESCAVILNSTRGQRMAVVQVAGLIARRIVCWAEPGDELKRGQRFGLIRFGSRVDLYLPLSTQLEVAVGRRVKAGETVLGYLP; from the coding sequence ATGACCAAACCGCGTGTTCCAGTAGCCCGGGAGGGTTACCCGTTTATCCTGCTGGCCGGTTTCGCTACCCTGGTGGTGGCGATTCTCGGCCTTTTTATTCCCACCATGGTGTTGCTGGGCCTGACCATTTTTGTGCTCTTCTTCTTTCGGGATCCGGAGAGGGTGGCGCCCCACGAGGATGATGTGCTGGTTGCACCGGCCGACGGCAAGGTGATTTTAGTGGAGCGGGTCTTTGATGAGCGTTTCGTCAAGGAGCACGTCTACAAGGTCAGCATCTTCATGAACGTCTTCAACGTGCATGTTAACCGCACCCCCTTTCCCGGCCGGGTGGAGCAGATCGTTTACACCCCCGGGGCCTTCTACTCCGCCGACAGTCAGCGCGGGGCCCTGAAGAACGAGTCTTGCGCGGTTATTCTCAACTCCACCCGGGGCCAGCGTATGGCCGTGGTGCAGGTGGCGGGCCTGATCGCCCGCCGCATCGTCTGCTGGGCCGAACCCGGCGATGAGCTTAAGCGGGGCCAGCGCTTCGGCCTGATCCGCTTCGGCTCCCGGGTTGATCTTTACCTGCCGCTCTCCACCCAGCTTGAAGTGGCCGTGGGCCGCCGGGTCAAAGCCGGCGAGACGGTTCTGGGCTACCTCCCTTAA
- the panD gene encoding aspartate 1-decarboxylase codes for MLRSMLKSKIHRATVIDAELHYEGSLAVDAELMAAVGLIPFEQVHVYNMNNGERFETYVIEAPAGSGMIGLRGAAARKGLAGDMIIIASYAMVADEELARYTPQIVVLDQANRIKRHGPASS; via the coding sequence ATGTTACGCAGCATGCTGAAGTCCAAGATTCACCGGGCCACGGTGATTGACGCCGAGTTGCATTACGAAGGCAGTCTGGCGGTGGATGCCGAATTGATGGCGGCGGTGGGCCTGATACCGTTCGAACAGGTCCATGTCTATAACATGAACAACGGCGAGCGTTTCGAGACCTATGTCATCGAAGCACCGGCCGGCAGCGGCATGATCGGCCTGCGCGGCGCCGCCGCCCGTAAGGGGTTGGCCGGCGACATGATCATTATCGCCAGCTACGCCATGGTGGCCGATGAAGAACTGGCCCGATACACCCCGCAAATCGTGGTACTGGACCAGGCAAACCGCATTAAGCGCCACGGCCCGGCAAGCTCCTAA
- the ilvN gene encoding acetolactate synthase small subunit, translating to MKHTISVLLQNKPGVLSRVTGLFSGRGFNIDSLSVAETLEKDVSCLTLVTHGDEAIIEQITKQLHKLIDVIKVTDMAEHDHVEREMAMIRIKAEAGTRAEVLRVIDIFRGKVVDVSPKSYVVEVTGSKSKVQAIIDILRPIGIQEIVKTGALAITRGKKF from the coding sequence ATGAAACATACTATTTCCGTTCTTCTCCAAAACAAACCGGGGGTGCTTTCCCGGGTTACCGGACTTTTCAGTGGCCGGGGCTTCAATATCGACAGCCTTTCCGTGGCCGAGACCCTGGAAAAAGACGTCTCCTGCCTGACCCTGGTAACCCACGGGGATGAGGCGATCATTGAGCAGATCACCAAGCAGCTGCATAAGCTGATCGATGTCATCAAGGTTACCGACATGGCCGAACATGATCATGTCGAGCGGGAAATGGCCATGATTCGGATCAAGGCCGAGGCCGGCACCCGGGCTGAAGTGCTGCGGGTGATCGACATCTTCCGGGGCAAGGTGGTGGATGTTTCCCCCAAGAGCTATGTGGTTGAGGTGACCGGCTCCAAAAGCAAGGTGCAGGCGATCATCGACATTCTGCGCCCCATCGGGATCCAGGAAATCGTCAAGACCGGTGCCCTTGCCATTACCCGGGGCAAAAAGTTTTAG